A single window of Leishmania panamensis strain MHOM/PA/94/PSC-1 chromosome 35 sequence DNA harbors:
- a CDS encoding hypothetical protein (TriTrypDB/GeneDB-style sysID: LpmP.35.5770): MDTSEEGHWRVVENFPVPITRAVLDAYAQYVIASSNASDTVRPDGAEAHSVPKSVEEALAPLEILYGKTALSAIGIALHGAESIVRYVESAEVSSSDDEEAGKTSDDEEDSTHYDTHRARRGGGGAMSSTVSVHGISQPNDHASAPGVSSPLAEQRGRCLYHVGEHTLFSPYYCPCSAYAYQSIQRQEVWCCKHMLALQLVLRIEATGVTQGNLLVRIVSSAEYEQLLLHSLGIT; this comes from the coding sequence ATGGATACGTCAGAGGAGGGTCATTGGAGAGTCGTAGAGAACTTTCCAGTGCCTATCACCCGCGCCGTCTTAGACGCCTACGCCCAGTACGTCATCGCGAGCTCTAACGCCAGTGATACCGTCCGCCCGGACGGGGCCGAGGCACATAGCGTGCCCAAGAGCGTTGAGGAGGCGCTTGCGCCGCTTGAAATTCTCTACGGTAAAACGGCGTTGTCAGCCATTGGCATTGCGTTGCACGGGGCCGAGTCGATCGTACGATATGTGGAAAGTGCTGAGGTGAGCTCATCCGACGATGAGGAGGCAGGGAAGACGTCggacgatgaggaggacagcACGCATTATGACACTCATCGCGcgcggcgtggcggtggcggcgcaatGTCTTCCACCGTGTCCGTTCATGGTATCTCACAGCCGAACGATCATGCCAGTGCTCCTGGAGTGTCCTCCCCGCTAGCCGAGCAGAGGGGACGCTGTCTCTACCACGTCGGTGAGCAcacgctcttctctccctacTACTGTCCCTGCTCTGCGTATGCATACCAGTCGATTCAGCGGCAGGAGGTGTGGTGCTGTAAGCACATGCTAGCACTGCAACTGGTCTTGCGCATCGAGGCCACCGGAGTAACGCAAGGTAACCTTCTCGTGCGCATTGTTAGCTCTGCCGAGTACgagcagcttctcctgcACTCTCTCGGAATCACTTGA
- the ILERS gene encoding isoleucyl-tRNA synthetase, putative (TriTrypDB/GeneDB-style sysID: LpmP.35.5760): MAGESTQPHEDPQAGQQRGPLKNYPDVLNFSHMEEEVLTMWREKDCFRTSMKLSEGRRPFSFYDGPPFATGLPHYGHILAGTIKDMVTRFAYQTNHHVVRRFGWDCHGLPVEYEIDKMLGIKTSHDVAKLGIDKYNAECKKIVTRYVDEWRKTVERVGRWIDFDNDYKTMHLTYMESVWWVFSQLWEKKLVYRGFRVMPYSTACTTPLSNFEANSNYKEVSDLAVTIAFQTRDDPNTYFLAWTTTPWTLPSNLSLCVHPELDYVKVLDTKSKRHYWFAEARLAEVYPKKEGKKANKAKDGDNAAEADAAPYAVVEKLKGAQLVGARYVPLFSYFESSMGATAFRVISGTYVTTDAGTGIVHQAPAFGEDDYQVCLDAGIFEKGGKFVCPVDENGMFTGEVTDFAGKHVKEADPEIIKALEAKGHLFHKASIVHSYPFCWRSDTPLIYKAVESWFVNVEAFRDRLIDCNDKTYWVPDFVKTRRFSNWLAEARDWNVSRNRYWGTPLPIWHSEDWEEIVCIGSVKQLEELSGVTGITDIHRDFVDHITIPSKRPGMPRLKRVPMVFDCWFESGSMPYAQEHYPYENQDKFKSLFPADFVSEGLDQTRGWFYTLLVLGVALFDVSPFRNVAVSGLVLAEDGKKMSKRLKNYPEPKVVVDTYGADALRMYMISSPVVRAEPLRFRETGVKAVVKDILLPLFNAAKFFISNTNYCIEAGGQVSLQVRSTNEMDRWILASCQTLLRYVKAEMKLYRLYNVVPGILRFVGDLSNWYVRMNRRRMKNSTDSEDRSQALSTMLYLLFSVSRIVGHIAPFVAEMLYQQIKPLLPVTTQVDSVHYLMIPDEDASFDDPELERAMSRMMNIVDLVRVLRDQMVIPIKRPVRQVVIVHPDQEYLDDVRKVANYIKDEVNAFEIVMSSGQEYLETKLDANFEVLGKKYRKEMPAIRKGIQAMTPEEVANFLHDQKGVVVGKELTIEDVKVLRQVKEGITDFQSNTDNDVVVLVDKREDQELIDSWRAREFVNRVQQLRKKAKLLVTDRVDVYFEAEEADLTASILQSKDQINQTLRGMWTTMDQKPSDATLVAEEDNSISGMAVRLVFTNPKA; this comes from the coding sequence ATGGCGGGTGAGAGTACGCAGCCGCACGAAGACCCCCAAGCGGGACAGCAACGTGGGCCGCTGAAGAATTACCCCGATGTGCTTAATTTCTCGcacatggaggaggaggtgctgacaATGTGGCGCGAGAAAGACTGCTTTCGCACCTCAATGAAGCTCTCCGAGGGCCGCAGGCCCTTTAGCTTCTACGACGGCCCGCCGTTTGCGACTGGTCTCCCGCACTACGGGCATATCTTGGCTGGCACTATCAAGGACATGGTCACTCGCTTTGCCTATCAGACGAACCACCACGTCGTCCGTCGCTTTGGCTGGGACTGCCACGGCCTCCCGGTGGAGTACGAGATTGACAAGATGCTCGGGATCAAGACGTCGCATGACGTGGCGAAGCTCGGCATTGACAAATACAACGCCGAGTGCAAGAAGATTGTCACCCGTTACGTTGACGAGTGGAGGAAGACGGTCGAGCGCGTCGGCCGCTGGATCGACTTCGACAACGACTACAAGACGATGCACCTCACGTACATGGAGAGTGTCTGGTGGGTCTTCTCGCAGCTATGGGAAAAGAAGCTGGTGTATCGCGGCTTCCGCGTGATGCCATACTCGACCGCCTGTACGACGCCGCTGAGCAACTTCGAGGCGAACTCCAACTACAAGGAGGTCAGCGACCTGGCTGTGACGATTGCCTTCCAGACTCGCGACGACCCCAACACGTACTTCCTTGCGTGGACTACAACGCCATGGACTTTGCCGAGCAACCTCAGTTTGTGCGTGCACCCCGAGTTGGACTACGTGAAGGTGTTGGACACCAAGTCGAAGCGGCACTACTGGTTCGCGGAGGCCCGCCTGGCGGAGGTGTACCCGAAGAAGGAGGGCAAGAAAGCCAACAAGGCAAAGGATGGCGACAACGCTGCGGAGGCCGATGCCGCACCGTATGCGGTCGTGGAGAAGCTCAAGGGCGCACAGCTCGTGGGTGCGAGATACGTACCGCTTTTCTCGTACTTTGAGTCGTCCATGGGTGCAACGGCCTTCCGTGTCATCTCCGGTACCTACGTGACGACGGACGCTGGTACGGGGATTGTGCATCAGGCCCCCGCCTTCGGTGAGGATGATTACCAGGTGTGCCTCGACGCCGGCATCTTTGAGAAGGGTGGCAAGTTCGTCTGCCCGGTCGACGAGAACGGCATGTTCACGGGTGAGGTAACAGACTTCGCCGGCAAGCACGTCAAGGAGGCGGACCCGGAGATTATCAAGGCGCTTGAGGCGAAGGGGCATCTCTTCCACAAGGCGTCCATTGTGCACAGCTATCCCTTCTGTTGGCGCAGCGACACCCCGCTCATCTACAAGGCTGTCGAGTCGTGGTTTGTCAACGTCGAGGCCTTCCGCGACCGTCTCATCGACTGCAACGACAAGACGTACTGGGTGCCTGACTTCGTCAAGACCCGCCGCTTTTCCAACTGGCTCGCCGAGGCCCGCGACTGGAACGTGTCGCGCAACCGCTACTGGGGAACACCACTGCCAATCTGGCACAGCGAGGACTGGGAGGAGATTGTGTGCATCGGCAGTGTCAAGCAGCTCGAGGAGCTCTCCGGCGTCACCGGCATCACAGACATCCACCGCGATTTCGTCGACCATATCACGATCCCCAGTAAGCGTCCTGGCATGCCGCGGTTGAAGCGTGTGCCGATGGTATTCGATTGCTGGTTTGAGTCTGGCTCGATGCCGTATGCCCAGGAGCACTACCCGTATGAGAACCAGGATAAGTTCAAGAGCCTGTTTCCGGCCGACTTTGTCTCGGAGGGCTTAGACCAGACGCGCGGTTGGTTCTACACCCTCCTGGTGCTCGGCGTTGCCCTCTTCGACGTGTCCCCTTTCCGCAACGTCGCCGTTAGCGGGCTCGTTCTCGCCGAGGACGGTAAGAAAATGAGCAAGCGCCTCAAGAACTACCCGGAGCCGAAGGTGGTGGTCGACACATACGGCGCGGATGCACTGCGCATGTACATGATTAGTTCTCCGGTGGTGCGCGCCGAGCCGCTGCGCTTCCGCGAGACTGGTGTGAAGGCTGTGGTCAAGGACATCCTCCTGCCCCTGTTCAACGCCGCGAAGTTCTTCATCTCGAACACGAACTACTGCATTGAGGCCGGTGGTCAGGTatcgctgcaggtgcgcagcACGAACGAGATGGACCGCTGGATCCTCGCCTCGTGCCAGACTCTACTGCGCTACGTGAAGGCCGAGATGAAGCTGTACCGCCTGTACAATGTCGTTCCCGGCATTCTGCGCTTCGTCGGTGACTTGTCCAATTGGTACGTGCGCATGAACCGCCGCCGCATGAAGAACTCCACCGACAGCGAGGACCGCTCGCAGGCACTGTCGACAATGTTGTATCTCCTCTTTTCGGTCTCCCGCATTGTGGGCCACATCGCCCCCTTTGTGGCAGAAATGCTTTATCAGCAGATCAAACCCCTCCTCCCGGTGACCACACAAGTGGACTCTGTACACTACCTCATGATTCCCGACGAGGACGCCTCCTTCGACGACCCGGAACTGGAGCGCGCCATGTCGCGCATGATGAACATTGTGGATCTGGTccgtgtgctgcgcgatcaGATGGTCATCCCTATCAAACGGCCGGTGCGACAGGTTGTTATTGTGCACCCGGACCAAGAGTACCTTGACGACGTGCGCAAAGTGGCGAACTACATCAAGGACGAGGTGAACGCATTCGAGATTGTCATGTCGAGTGGCCAGGAGTACCTGGAGACCAAACTGGACGCGAACTTCGAGGTGCTTGGCAAGAAGTACCGCAAGGAGATGCCTGCGATCCGCAAAGGCATCCAGGCCATGACAccggaggaggtggccaaCTTCCTGCATGACCAAAagggcgtcgtcgtcggcaaGGAGCTGACCATCGAGGACGTCAAGGTACTGCGCCAGGTCAAGGAGGGCATCACCGACTTCCAGAGCAACACGGACAACGATGTCGTCGTGCTGGTCGACAAGCGCGAGGATCAGGAACTCATTGACTCGTGGCGCGCACGTGAGTTCGTGAACCGTgtacagcagctgcggaaGAAGGCGAAGCTGCTGGTGACGGACCGGGTGGATGTGTACTTcgaagcggaggaggcagaccTGACAGCCTCCATCCTCCAGTCCAAGGACCAGATCAACCAGACGTTGAGGGGTATGTGGACAACGATGGACCAGAAGCCCAGCGACGCCACGCTTGTCGCGGAGGAAGATAACAGCATCTCGGGCATGGCGGTGCGCCTCGTCTTCACCAATCCCAAAGCTTAA
- a CDS encoding hypothetical protein (TriTrypDB/GeneDB-style sysID: LpmP.35.5790): MPCNPRSYVSSTQPLVTAALLLLVCVLAVATGCASARKELPLNIPYPPIVQNALRCNVCSFIVDNALIYVQGMRDEMSQHRLQLREDDVLDELEKLCVPFKDPGQWIRQVSLRVDETKACRNAETSVIEAPRQVMKVALVEYYSKCGRTCDTVALLCEEWMDSGYMDDFPSYLVREANSGYNISSEEHRFAVFSQFCAPTPHCENIGSALRELSEELTKNSELREAIDADRPQEIKSEEREMEMMLHRLTREHGQSADVFSRDEVHRMKEAFLKGNREELKAVDPAAFDLTDSEFSMLQNYIRGEAPEEKEWEQQRGSSNPSDAEDL, translated from the coding sequence ATGCCTTGCAACCCTCGGTCGTATGTGTCGTCGACACAGCCGCTCGTtacggcagcgctgctgctgctcgtatGCGTGCTGGCCGTTGCGACGGGGTGCGCGAGTGCTCGTAAAGAACTGCCGCTGAACATACCCTATCCCCCCATTGTGCAAAACGCTCTGCGCTGTAACGTGTGTTCCTTCATTGTCGATAACGCCCTCATCTATGTCCAGGGGATGCGCGACGAGATGAGTCAGCaccggctgcagctgcgcgaggacgATGTGTTGGATGAGCTAGAGAAGTTGTGTGTTCCGTTCAAGGACCCGGGCCAATGGATTCGCCAAGTGTCTCTGCGCGTGGATGAGACAAAGGCTTGCAGGAACGCCGAAACGTCGGTCATTGAAGCACCACGACAGGTCATGAAGGTGGCTTTGGTGGAGTATTACAGCAAGTGCGGCCGCACCTGCGACACCGTGGCGCTGTTGTGTGAAGAGTGGATGGACAGTGGCTACATGGACGACTTCCCCAGTTATCTTGTAAGGGAAGCGAATAGTGGGTACAACATCAGTAGTGAAGAGCACCGCTTTGCCGTCTTCTCCCAGTTCTGTGCACCGACCCCGCACTGCGAAAATATCGGGAGCGCTCTGCGCGAGTTGAGCGAGGAGCTCACGAAAAACTCGGAACTCCGTGAAGCGATCGATGCGGACAGACCCCAGGAGATCAAGTcggaggagcgagagatggagatgatGCTGCACCGACTGACACGTGAGCATGGCCAGTCCGCCGACGTCTTCTCGCGGGACGAGGTCCACCGAATGAAAGAGGCCTTCTTAAAAGGAAACAGGGAAGAACTGAAGGCGGTCGACCCTGCCGCCTTCGATCTCACGGATTCTGAGTTTTCCATGCTGCAGAACTATATCCGTGGCGAGGCACCTGAAGAGAAGGAATGGGAGCAGCAACGCGGGTCTAGTAACCCTAGCGACGCGGAGGATCTCTGA
- a CDS encoding hypothetical protein (TriTrypDB/GeneDB-style sysID: LpmP.35.5780) produces MTDAAARDAYTAYGVDLIRTAGLLLRTTPSTIYRASILFQRFEASVETHFRSQYIGALDMPAYRNCLSEDLKRAQLELLAASSSSSNPSMTDKTGDASSKHAHPVGVEYLVPNHVQLKMRTGLVPLVDLHAPLDYCIHHLSDQDDIMYLVAACLLIATKMEDPSIRIRAVVNVCMRLSLRRSGTPVNDQVKPSLLRYEDFKACVVEAEEAVLHQLGFQTFVESPYKYVLLYLNLLLEPASEETHSDISGDGSTAVNGATRPSVATVAKVARPPAALTQWMIRAVQVVNDLPRCRRLLAVPADALAIYAIQQSCPSDLTLPDKWSRAFGVSERLLKAISYRYGVYSSSSVGSRRATAALADARAFSTVPLYRTVAECDQYNLAMKQLKVAREATTEASAKDAFSVSPAPSPSSSDSAGQLPASFASPASIEELRNLIDASFPSDDIHDTSRRRPRQSDDENILVRKSKHGKRHHRRHNDTRESRKRRHHHK; encoded by the coding sequence ATGAcagatgctgcagcgcgagatGCATACACGGCCTACGGCGTGGACTTGATTCGGACTGCAGGGCTGCTTCTGCGAACCACTCCCTCCACAATTTACCGCGCCTCCATTCTCTTCCAGCGCTTCGAGGCATCCGTAGAGACCCACTTCCGCTCTCAGTACATTGGCGCACTCGATATGCCTGCTTATCGAAATTGCCTTAGCGAGGATCTCAAGCGTGCGCAGCTCGAGTTGCTTGCCGCCTCATCGTCCAGCAGCAATCCATCCATGACGGACAAGACAGGTGACGCTTCAAGCAAACATGCGCACCCTGTCGGCGTCGAGTATCTGGTGCCAAACCACGTGCAGCTCAAGATGCGCACCGGTCTCGTGCCTTTGGTCGACCTGCACGCCCCGCTCGACTACTGCATTCATCATTTATCGGATCAAGATGACATTATGTACCTTGTAGCGGCATGCTTGCTCATCGCAACCAAGATGGAGGACCCATCAATACGCATTCGAGCCGTGGTGAACGTCTGTATGCGGCTGagcctccgccgcagcggcacacctGTAAATGACCAGGTCAAGCCCTCTCTGCTACGCTACGAGGACTTCAAGGCCTGCGTGgtagaggcggaggaggctgtCCTGCACCAGCTCGGCTTCCAGACGTTTGTTGAGAGCCCATACAAGTACGTTCTACTGTACTTGAATCTCCTGTTGGAACCTGCGAGCGAGGAAACCCACAGCGACATCAGCGGTGACGGTAGCACTGCAGTGAATGGTGCGACTCGTCCAAGCGTTGCCACCGTAGCAAAAGTTGCACGACCGCCCGCCGCCCTCACGCAGTGGATGATACGTGCGGTGCAGGTCGTGAACGACCTcccgcggtgccgccgccttctcgctGTCCCTGCCGACGCGCTTGCCATCTACGCCATACAGCAATCATGCCCGTCAGACCTCACACTTCCCGACAAGTGGTCCAGGGCGTTTGGGGTAAGTGAACGCCTTCTCAAAGCCATCTCGTACCGATACGGAGTGTACAGCAGTAGCAGTGTTGGAAGTCGACGTGCGACAGCGGCCTTGGCAGATGCGCGAGCCTTTAGCACGGTTCCGCTGTACCGCACGGTTGCGGAGTGCGATCAGTACAACCTTGCCATGAAGCAGCTGAAGGTGGCTCGAGAAGCAACCACAGAGGCGAGCGCCAAAGACGCGTTTAGTGTGTCACCCGCTCcatcgccgtcctcctctgaCTCTGCAGGTCAGCTGCCCGCATCCTTTGCTAGCCCGGCGAGCATCGAAGAGCTGCGCAATCTGATTGacgcctcctttccttctgACGACATCCATGACACGTCGCGACGCCGACCGCGTCAAAGTGACGACGAGAACATCCTCGTGCGGAAATCCAAGCACGGAAAGCGACACCACCGGCGACATAACGACACCCGAGAGTCGCGGaagcgtcgccaccaccacaagtGA
- a CDS encoding hypothetical protein (TriTrypDB/GeneDB-style sysID: LpmP.35.5750), with amino-acid sequence MNAVLSLLDDTVYVLLAITTVLLCAVAFGLSRNFYREALRAQARSLLRREDALTHKQQSFLLSMQAEEKVEAVLRKAGWTDVFLRRRVAVARIGHNREIDVVAVGPIILVVEVKNWQGFVWSNGPRWYQCRNRKRLDTLEFEDVQEDNVEKAAALRRYIENARRVELPDSHLVQSDVAFLRHDTGIDGKRATWYSDKHIHKVCGKCVVPVVVFTHPNVKLDPATVNAKKYVFTLESFGTFASHAIHGNVDLEALNSGATASWWSLWRPFTRIPRPLATSSTSTAVFLTDEQQANVAGVVDVLRTWDLVYLLDRRLLTGDLQMIDVPSAFCMYHRQHLLEINVRWNRGAIGLVKTLLTNSVGTVELVLTTAKRLAKKRKEKKPRNAHGNIVFPMKPRKKKENGYLVMKMAGTGKLEVVLLCDVDRISLSRHLYESEKQLE; translated from the coding sequence ATGAACGCTGTGCTTTCTCTGCTGGATGACACAGTCTACGTCCTTTTAGCCATCACCACAGTACTGCTCTGCGCGGTAGCCTTTGGTCTCAGTCGTAATTTCTACCGTGAAGCATTGCGTGCGCAGGCACGATCGCTATTGCGCCGCGAAGATGCGTTGACCCATAAGCAGCAAAGTTTCCTGTTGTCGATGCAGGCCGAAGAAAAGGTCGAGGCGGTACTGCGCAAGGCGGGGTGGACGGACGTTTTTCTGCGTCGGCGAGTGGCTGTCGCACGCATCGGACACAACCGCGAAATCGACGTCGTCGCGGTCGGCCCTATCATCCTCGTCGTAGAGGTGAAGAATTGGCAGGGCTTTGTGTGGAGCAATGGTCCGCGGTGGTACCAGTGCCGCAATCGTAAACGGCTGGACACGCTCGAGTTTGAGGATGTCCAGGAGGACAACGTGGAGAaggccgctgcgctgcgccgctacaTTGAAAACGCGCGTCGTGTGGAGCTTCCAGACTCGCATCTCGTTCAATCAGATGTGGCTTTCCTTCGTCACGACACGGGCATCGACGGCAAGCGAGCCACATGGTACTCGGACAAGCACATTCACAAGGTGTGCGGTAAGTGTGTCGTTCCCGTCGTCGTGTTCACCCATCCGAATGTCAAGCTGGACCCCGCGACAGTCAACGCGAAGAAGTACGTTTTCACCCTCGAATCATTTGGCACCTTTGCCTCGCATGCTATTCACGGTAACGTAGACTTGGAGGCGTTGAACAGCGGCGCAACGGCGTCGTGGTGGTCGCTCTGGCGTCCGTTCACGCGAATCCCTCGCCCCTTAGcaacctcctccacctctacTGCCGTCTTCCTCACCGACGAACAGCAAGCAAACGTAGCTGGAGTCGTGGACGTGCTGCGTACGTGGGATTTAGTGTACCTGCTCGACCGCCGTCTCCTCACAGGTGACCTTCAGATGATCGATGTACCCAGTGCGTTCTGCATGTACCACCGTCAGCACCTCCTTGAGATTAACGTGCGGTGGAACCGCGGAGCAATTGGCTTAGTGAAGACGTTGCTCACCAACAGCGTTGGCACTGTTGAGCTTGTCCTGACGACGGCGAAGCGActggcgaagaagcgcaaggagaagaagccgcgCAACGCCCATGGTAACATTGTCTTCCCTATGAAGccgagaaagaaaaaggagaacgGCTACCTGGTGATGAAGATGGCAGGCACGGGAaagctggaggtggtgctccTGTGCGATGTGGATCGCATTTCACTGAGCCGTCATTTGTACGAGAgtgagaagcagctggagtAA
- a CDS encoding hypothetical protein (TriTrypDB/GeneDB-style sysID: LpmP.35.5800), with product MGQRGSRMPPVDTPVGDSVSPNLTERLSLTAPSAAVIGAGVAGVHVAYELARLGFKVTVFERRGDIAGGETRDSLPFVGVGLIEPSLSRTALRNEVLRGMLFPTTCPDLIAREHLFNILLNPVVYRWMWGRARSCFSDVEVMAYTNNLSCVSHSVVCELVKKYPHLHQHVFAGPITVLNEQKEPAVTAHAAPLMIDPVGWTRALADVCARYYGVQFALGERLEDTVTYLKYNVESTRSIRVSKPDPLHPEQRLFACEGYDVVVLAAGASTGTMTLPNSRLPVLGLSGLSAVVQQPNGALKDAIRSLFQGKPRRRPSAAATSFSPAADALSGGDGVVGSLARPTPGTLALLSSHCSLYGYTWPSTSSSTNSHDGLDGSSSAVASMMQSKVLPTPQDVVLQGLLSLDSTAKTETRALVLRQLDRLESYLRIKCGWSVPLSSFSTSTENERGSNVVRVREYVRAFTPDGVPIVDHNGGSFNCFVCCGFGDHAMDFAPGAAKVLGKLVEHQAQRLREEDIEKVKSWGLLTSKLSPSRRTEVEEELRLLFSGVNPEAVTRKQSMTRSEAPTLTWLRPEGNPYSTNRFINMVRKEVKVDDSPPILSRLYAFEEGLLTRLEPYRRRFHAKATELALRENMPDWLHTIVFCYMYEEDDSPDAQARKEKHLRSLQRLASQYETPVADAKWAGNGAEERSLTSTEHSKRQQTELERRVREVFTKRG from the coding sequence ATGGGGCAGCGTGGGTCTCGGATGCCACCGGTAGACACACCGGTGGGTGACTCAGTTTCCCCAAACCTAACGGAGCGATTGTCACTGACTGCGCCGAGCGCCGCGGTCATTGGCGCTGGTGTAGCGGGTGTGCATGTCGCCTATGAGCTCGCCAGGCTGGGCTTCAAGGTGACCGTCTTTgagcgccgcggcgacatTGCGGGAGGGGAGACGAGGGACTCGCTCCCTTTTGTGGGTGTCGGGCTGATTGAGCCTTCGCTGTCTCGGACGGCATTGCGCAACGAAGTGCTGCGTGGCATGCTGTTCCCCACCACCTGCCCGGATCTGATTGCCCGAGAACACCTGTTTAACATTCTGCTCAACCCAGTGGTATACCGCTGGATGTGGGGACGTGCTCGATCCTGTTTCTCCGACGTCGAAGTGATGGCATACACAAACAACCTGTCCTGCGTCAGTCACTCGGTTGTGTGCGAGCTCGTGAAAAAGTACCCCCATCTCCATCAGCATGTATTCGCTGGACCGATTACGGTTCTCAACGAGCAAAAAGAGCCCGCCGTGACAGCGCACGCGGCGCCTCTGATGATCGATCCCGTTGGCTGGACCCGAGCATTAGCTGACGTGTGCGCGCGGTACTACGGCGTACAGTTTGCCCTCGGTGAGCGACTCGAAGACACTGTCACCTACCTCAAGTATAATGTCGAATCCACAAGGAGCATTCGTGTGTCGAAGCCTGACCCCTTGCATCCGGAGCAGCGCCTTTTCGCCTGCGAAGGATACGATGTGGTGGTCCTTGCGGCGGGGGCTAGCACTGGCACCATGACCCTTCCCAACTCTCGCCTCCCAGTACTGGGTCTCAGCGGCCTCTCGGCGGTAGTGCAGCAACCAAACGGCGCCCTTAAGGACGCGATTCGGTCCCTCTTCCAAGGCAAGCCGCGCCGACGCCCATCCGCGGCAGCGACCTCGTTTTCCCCGGCCGCAGATGCTCTATccggcggcgatggtgttGTAGGCTCTCTTGCGCGCCCCACCCCAGGGACACTggcgctgctcagcagcCACTGCAGTCTTTATGGCTACACGTGgcccagcacctcctcctccacaaaTAGTCACGATGGGCTCGACGGCAGTTCATCTGCCGTCGCCTCCATGATGCAGTCAAAGGTTTTGCCCACACCACAGGACGTTGTGCTGCAAGGGTTGCTCTCCCTGGACAGCACTGCCAAGACCGAAACTCGCGCACTTGTGTTGAGGCAGCTCGATCGTCTGGAGTCATATTTGCGAATCAAGTGCGGCTGGTCGGTCCCCCTCAGCTCATTTTCCACGTCAACGGAAAACGAGCGTGGTAGCAATGTCGTGCGCGTACGCGAGTACGTGCGAGCCTTCACCCCTGACGGTGTTCCCATCGTCGACCACAACGGCGGCTCCTTCAACTGCTTTGTATGCTGCGGCTTTGGCGACCACGCCATGGACTTTGCACCGGGCGCTGCAAAGGTGCTTGGCAAGCTTGTGGAGCATCaagcgcagcgcctccgcgagGAAGACATTGAAAAGGTGAAGAGCTGGGGTCTGCTGACGTCGAAGTTGTCACCGAGTCGACggacagaggtggaggaggagttgCGGCTGCTTTTTAGTGGCGTGAACCCAGAAGCAGTAACGCGGAAGCAGTCAATGACAAGGAGCGAGGCGCCGACTCTGACCTGGCTGAGACCCGAAGGCAACCCATACAGCACGAACCGATTCATCAACATGGTGCGCAAAGAGGTGAAAGTGGACGATAGTCCGCCCATCTTGAGCCGCCTCTATGCCTTCGAGGAAGGCCTTCTGACTCGACTGGAGCCgtaccgccgccgctttcaCGCCAAAGCCACCGAGCTGGCCCTTCGAGAAAACATGCCTGACTGGCTACACACCATCGTGTTCTGCTACATGtatgaggaggacgacagTCCAGACGCGCAGGCACGGAAGGAAAAGCACCTGCGTAGTCTTCAGAGGCTCGCGAGCCAGTACGAGACCCCGGTGGCCGACGCTAAGTGGGCGGGTAACGGCGCCGAAGAGAGGTCCCTCACATCGACAGAGCACAGCAAGCGTCAGCAGACGGAACTGGAGCGTCGCGTGCGCGAAGTCTTTACCAAGAGGGGGTAA